Proteins found in one Lycium ferocissimum isolate CSIRO_LF1 chromosome 6, AGI_CSIRO_Lferr_CH_V1, whole genome shotgun sequence genomic segment:
- the LOC132059847 gene encoding uncharacterized protein LOC132059847 — MNQPVQKNTLYVGGLAEEVNESILHAAFIPFGDIKDVKTPLDHATQKHRSFGFVTFLEREDASAAMDNMDGAELYGRVLTVNYALPEKIKGGEQGWAAQPIWADADTWFERQQQEEEMKRLQEEQKAAMQVAEDLHRKKMAEDREGEKDEETETKNDPMAMAEAEVLKQNAS; from the exons ATGAACCAACCAGTACAGAAAAACACTCTGTACGTAG GTGGATTAGCAGAGGAGGTGAATGAATCAATACTACATGCTGCATTCATACCTTTCGGAGATATTAAGGATGTGAAGACCCCATTGGATCATGCCACCCAAAAACATCGTTCTTTCGGGTTTGTTACCTTTCTTGAAAGAGAAGATGCTTCTGCAGCCATGGATAATATGGACGGTGCTGAGCTTTATGGACGTGTCTTAACTGTTAATTATGCTTTGCCTGAGAAGATTAAGGGTGGTGAACAGGGTTGGGCTGCTCAGCCAA TTTGGGCGGATGCTGACACATGGTTCGAGAGGCAACAGcaagaagaggaaatgaagCGGCTTCAAGAAGAGCAGAAGGCTGCAATGCAGGTGGCAGAAGACTTGCATAGAAAAAAGATGGCTGAGGATAGAGAAGGTGAAAAGGATGAAGAAACGGAGACGAAAAACGACCCCATGGCAATGGCTGAAGCTGAGGTTTTGAAACAGAATGCTAGTTAG